A single genomic interval of Mustelus asterias chromosome 13, sMusAst1.hap1.1, whole genome shotgun sequence harbors:
- the ajm1 gene encoding apical junction component 1 homolog has product MTRTDPPDILVSTVYREIKVSPMPGEPKVYQTQHQCDASRPSTEQDTQQYINKRQCRSFDYLQSLDSQADSGAPMEEYSLHRADRRPTSPELAWDSLGRQVYLRSSAPELVTSRLCAHTGEPREASRPETKKKGRSKSAPRVKTTYRPVPVEVGSPELSRRGREALRTHRDSHKRTEASPRRDTSHIVRTRMNEVHPIKLQPQRGDASLYSPLFVSDSYESYDECQGVKPGPGAHVRYRVDMKPEDPALKPSSRTWKTPQKQSSVANWQSQPGRSLTVPANRRVVRSHSPSESYSGDYWTLSAHNNCSPHQYYRDESRRGLPQLIQTTPPFSEQSYPEVRRLSRQAAQPNIYYTEERARPSPHRYASPMHYHDWWGTYRAAHGHQGYISQCPSYWDGRVGTLSPHGSYYGIDQQRLGSDSRHYSKSWDNILSPSGRRDFPSSNCRSYETLPLQERHGHATEGRRQPTVVNLSRSPQRYAALSLSESSITDKLQGDGGRGTQGRSWYITPEITITDNDLRANGPGRAGGRSRSRQALDGGNGLSASFNDLLSCNLDNAKETGVSSLSGGSLHRPGKQQLDDALADLVIDTCKTPAIQKPSDSETLVDQLRKLIAGEDLSGEHGVRTVLVHTTEPQKMKMHPMSAGPGSDPLTLGMSRSPSYPSPCDGPPQERSSDDVDTMMCSNLKCGLTETLFNARLYFKSCHSCYTYYCSRNCRKDDWEMHKEACVYGRVSSTCKRVLRSCRENQAAHKAFSRIARMGYLSRGKGVLFQGFPNPGSAENFLQYGLESLLLTPTYLSVRELEGYADHLGEYLKEIREAGRQYDPEECFLLNVSIALGQKVPENPSPRLQTPTVRRFAKIALASTSPEKKIFKGDEEMETLILTPPPGTTDIAKEDESGRKAREVCFINVQRELRIRGVFLRHEYPKIYQDLCEFVESNKRFTPTTIYPIDKRTGKQFMCMIMAASEPLTLEWVRKPNLLEDMM; this is encoded by the coding sequence ATGACACGGACAGACCCACCGGACATACTGGTATCAACCGTGTATCGAGAGATTAAAGTCAGCCCAATGCCAGGCGAGCCCAAAGTCTATCAAACCCAGCACCAGTGTGATGCCTCCAGGCCCAGCACTGAGCAGGACACCCAGCAATACATCAATAAACGACAGTGTAGAAGCTTTGACTACCTGCAGTCACTAGACAGCCAGGCGGACTCCGGAGCCCCCATGGAAGAGTACTCACTCCATCGGGCTGATCGAAGGCCCACCAGCCCCGAGCTTGCCTGGGATTCTCTGGGGAGGCAAGTCTACCTCCGATCCTCAGCCCCTGAACTTGTCACCAGCCGATTGTGTGCTCACACCGGGGAACCCAGAGAGGCATCCAGACCAGAGACAAAGAAGAAAGGAAGATCTAAGAGTGCCCCCAGGGTGAAGACCACCTACCGCCCCGTCCCTGTAGAGGTGGGCTCACCTGAGCTGTCCCGTAGGGGTCGTGAAGCCTTGCGTACGCACCGGGACTCTCACAAGCGGACTGAGGCCTCACCCAGGAGGGACACATCTCACATAGTGAGGACTAGGATGAACGAGGTGCATCCCATCAAACTGCAACCACAGCGGGGTGATGCCAGTCTGTACTCACCTCTGTTTGTCAGCGATAGCTACGAAAGCTATGATGAGTGCCAAGGTGTCAAGCCTGGCCCAGGGGCACATGTGCGATACCGAGTGGACATGAAGCCCGAGGATCCAGCACTGAAACCTTCCTCTCGCACTTGGAAGACACCACAGAAGCAGAGCAGTGTGGCAAACTGGCAGTCACAACCAGGGCGCAGTTTAACCGTGCCTGCCAACCGGCGAGTGGTGAGGAGCCATTCTCCCAGTGAATCATACAGCGGTGATTACTGGACACTTTCAGCTCACAACAACTGCTCGCCCCATCAATACTACAGGGATGAGAGCAGGAGGGGCCTTCCTCAGCTCATCCAGACAACACCACCCTTCAGTGAACAATCTTACCCCGAAGTCAGAAGACTCTCGCGCCAAGCTGCCCAGCCTAATATCTACTACACAGAGGAACGGGCAAGACCTTCTCCACACCGATACGCTTCACCAATGCATTACCATGACTGGTGGGGGACCTACCGAGCTGCCCATGGTCACCAGGGTTACATATCTCAATGCCCATCTTACTGGGACGGCAGAGTCGGAACCCTCTCACCTCATGGCTCCTATTACGGTATTGACCAGCAGAGGCTGGGCTCAGACTCACGGCACTACTCCAAGTCCTGGGACAATATCCTGTCCCCTAGTGGGCGCAGAGACTTCCCCTCCTCAAACTGCCGCAGCTATGAGACCCTTCCCCTGCAGGAGAGACATGGCCACGCCACAGAGGGGAGGCGCCAGCCCACTGTGGTCAACCTATCACGCTCTCCCCAACGTtatgctgctctttccctctctgagaGCTCCATCACTGACAAATTGCAGGGGGACGGAGGAAGGGGCACCCAGGGAAGGTCATGGTATATCACACCTGAAATCACCATCACCGACAATGACCTCAGGGCCAATGGGCCTGGCAGAGCTGGCGGGAGGTCTCGGAGCAGGCAGGCTCTCGATGGGGGCAATGGCCTCAGTGCCTCCTTCAATGATTTGCTGTCCTGCAATTTGGACAATGCCAAGGAGACAGGTGTCAGCTCCCTTAGTGGTGGCTCTCTGCACCGGCCTGGTAAGCAGCAGCTGGACGATGCCCTGGCTGACCTGGTCATCGACACGTGTAAAACACCAGCCATTCAGAAACCCAGCGACTCAGAAACTCTAGTGGACCAGCTGAGAAAGCTCATTGCTGGGGAGGACCTTTCTGGAGAACATGGTGTGAGGACAGTGTTGGTACATACCACAGAACCACAGAAGATGAAGATGCACCCTATGTCCGCTGGGCCAGGTTCTGACCCTCTCACTTTGGGCATGTCGAGAAGTCCCAGCTACCCGAGTCCATGCGATGGGCCTCCTCAAGAGCGCAGCTCGGACGATGTGGATACCATGATGTGTTCAAACCTAAAGTGTGGCCTCACGGAGACACTTTTCAATGCCCGGCTTTACTTCAAATCCTGTCACAGCTGCTACACCTATTACTGCTCCAGGAACTGCAGGAAAGATGACTGGGAGATGCACAAAGAGGCCTGTGTCTATGGCCGGGTCAGCAGCACCTGTAAGCGTGTGCTGAGGAGCTGCCGGGAAAACCAGGCTGCACATAAGGCCTTCTCCCGCATCGCCAGGATGGGCTACTTatcgagggggaagggggttctgTTCCAGGGTTTTCCCAATCCCGgatctgctgagaatttcctCCAGTATGGTTTGGAGAGTCTGCTCCTCACTCCCACCTACCTGTCAGTCAGAGAGCTGGAAGGCTATGCTGATCACCTGGGGGAGTACCTGAAGGAGATCCGAGAGGCTGGCAGGCAGTATGACCCCGAGGAATGTTTCCTCTTGAATGTGTCGATAGCTCTGGGGCAGAAAGTGCCCGAGAACCCTTCACCCCGCCTCCAGACACCAACAGTTCGAAGGTTTGCAAAGATTGCCCTGGCTTCGACTAGCCCTGAGAAAAAGATCTTTAAGGGTGATGAAGAGATGGAAACCTTGATACTGACCCCACCTCCAGGGACAACTGACATCGCTAAAGAGGACGAGTCAGGACGGAAAGCCCGCGAGGTGTGCTTCATCAATGTACAGCGAGAGCTTCGCATCCGAGGAGTCTTCCTGCGCCATGAGTATCCCAAAATTTACCAAGATCTCTGCGAGTTTGTAGAGAGCAATAAGAGATTTACACCAACTACCATTTACCCCATTGATAAGAGAACGGGAAAGCAGTTCATGTGTATGATAATGGCTGCCTCTGAGCCATTGACACTCGAGTGGGTTCGCAAACCCAACCTACTGGAGGACATGATGTGA